A genomic segment from Dasypus novemcinctus isolate mDasNov1 chromosome X, mDasNov1.1.hap2, whole genome shotgun sequence encodes:
- the PGK1 gene encoding phosphoglycerate kinase 1, whose product MSLSNKLTLDKLEVKGKRVVMRVDFNVPMKNNQITNNQRIKAAVPSIKFCLDNGAKSVVLMSHLGRPDGIPMPDKYSLGPVAIELKSLLGKEVLFLKDCVGPEVEKACANPAAGSVILLENLRFHVEEEGKGKDASGNKVKAEPAKIEAFRASLSKLGDVYVNDAFGTAHRAHSSMVGVNLTQKAGGFLMKKELNYFAKALESPERPFLAILGGAKVADKIQLISNMLDKVNEMIIGGGMAFTFLKVLNNMEIGTSLYDEEGAKIVKDLMSKAEKNGVKITLPVDFVTADKFDENAKTGQATVASGIPAGWMGLDCGPESSKKYAEAVTRAKQIVWNGPVGVFEWEAFGRGTKALMDEVVKATSRGCITIIGGGDTATCCAKWNTEDKVSHVSTGGGASLELLEGKVLPGVDALSSV is encoded by the exons AGTGGACTTCAATGTTCCTATGAAGAACAACCAGATAACAAATAACCAGAG GATCAAAGCTGCTGTCCCAAGCATCAAATTCTGCTTGGACAATGGAGCCAAGTCAGTTGTTCTTATGAGCCACCTGGGCCGGCCTGATGGTATCCCCATGCCTGACAAGTACTCATTGGGGCCAGTTGCTATAGAACTCAAATCTCTGCTGGGCAA GGAAGTTCTGTTTTTGAAGGACTGTGTGGGCCCAGAAGTGGAGAAAGCCTGTGCTAACCCAGCTGCTGGTTCTGTGATCCTGCTGGAGAACCTCCGCTTTCATgtggaggaagaagggaagggaaaagatgcCTCTGGCAACAAG GTTAAAGCTGAGCCAGCCAAAATAGAAGCCTTCCGGGCCTCACTTTCCAAGCTAGGGGATGTCTATGTCAATGATGCTTTTGGCACTGCTCACCGAGCCCACAG CTCCATGGTGGGAGTGAATCTGACACAGAAAGCCGGTGGTTTCTTGATGAAGAAGGAGCTGAATTACTTTGCCAAGGCTTTGGAGAGTCCAGAGCGACCATTCTTGGCCATCTTGGGCGG AGCTAAAGTTGCAGACAAGATTCAACTGATCAGTAATATGCTGGACAAAGTCAATGAGATGATTATTGGTGGTGGCATGGCTTTTACCTTCCTCAAGGTGCTCAATAACATGGAG ATTGGCACATCTCTGTATGATGAAGAGGGAGCCAAGATTGTCAAAGATTTAATGTCCAAAGCTGAGAAGAATGGTGTGAAGATTACCTTGCCTGTGGACTTTGTTACTGCTGACAAGTTTGATGAGAATGCCAAGACTGGCCAAGCAACTGTGGCCTCTGGCATACCTGCTGGCTGGATG GGCTTGGACTGTggtcctgaaagcagcaagaagtaTGCTGAGGCTGTTACAAGGGCTAAGCAGATTGTGTGGAATGGTCCTGTGGGTGTATTTGAATGGGAAGCTTTTGGCCGAGGAACCAAAGCTCTCATGGATGAAGTGGTGAAAGCCACTTCAAGGGGCTGCATCACCATAATAG GTGGTGGAGATACTGCCACTTGCTGTGCCAAATGGAACACGGAGGATAAAGTCAGCCATGTCAGCACTGGGGGTGGTGCCAGTCTAGAGCTCCTGGAAG GTAAAGTCCTTCCTGGGGTGGATGCTCTCAGCAGTGTTTAG
- the TAF9B gene encoding transcription initiation factor TFIID subunit 9B yields MEPSKMAAPKNAPRDALVMAQILKDMGITEYEPRVINQMLEFAFRYVTTILDDAKIYSSHAKKPNVDADDVRLAIQCRADQSFTSPPPRDFLLDIARQKNQTPLPLIKPYAGPRLPPDRYCLTAPNYRLKSLIKKGPNQGRLVPRLSVGAISSRPTTPTIAAPQTVSVPNKVATPVSVTSQRFTVQIPPAQSTSTKPVPATTAVPNVLINPSMIGPKNILITTNMVSSQNAANESNPLKRKHEDDDNDTM; encoded by the exons ATGGAGCCgagcaagatggcggctcccaAGAACGCTCCGAGAGATGCCTTG GTGATGGCACAGATCCTAAAGGATATGGGAATTACAGAGTACGAGCCACGGGTTATAAATCAAATGTTGGAATTTGCTTTCC GATATGTGACTACAATTCTGGATGATGCAAAAATTTAttcaagccatgctaagaaaccTAATGTTGATGCAGATGATGTGAGACTGGCAATCCAGTGTCGTGCTGACCAATCTTTTACCTCTCCTCCTCCAAGAGAT tttttactaGATATTGCAAGGCAGAAAAATCAAACCCCTTTACCACTGATTAAGCCATATGCAGGACCTAGACTACCACCGGACAGATACTGCTTAACAGCTCCAAACTATAGGCTGAAGTCCTTGATTAAAAAG GGACCTAACCAAGGAAGACTAGTTCCACGGTTAAGTGTTGGTGCTATTAGTAGCAGACCTACCACTCCTACAATAG CAGCCCCACAAACAGTATCTGTCCCAAATAAAGTTGCAACTCCTGTGTCAGTGACGAGCCAAAGATTTACGGTGCAGATTCCACCTGCTCAGTCCACATCTACCAAACCAG TTCCTGCAACAACTGCAGTTCCAAATGTCCTAATTAATCCTTCAATGATTGGGCCCAAAAATATTCTTATTACCACCAACATGGTTTCATCACAGAATGCGGCCAATGAATCAAACCCATTGAAGAGAAAACATGAAGATGATGACAATGATACTATGTAA